In Dermatophagoides farinae isolate YC_2012a chromosome 9, ASM2471394v1, whole genome shotgun sequence, a genomic segment contains:
- the Dbct gene encoding dihydrolipoamide branched chain transacylase E2 isoform X1, translated as MLSIYLRRTTITTNNWIRATILNKCQSSLLSSISKCSLGLFTLQQQQQPKYANQYCHYHHHHHHHHCHRHRHFQWKNQHPQSILMETLNTNQRHLSGNSRIVSFNLSDIGEGISEVIIKEWFVKIGDHVQQFDNICEVQSDKASVTITSRYDGQIQKIYYQVDDTAKVGLPLIDILIDSEDSSTESEPENQKIIMNGDEQDNIVAVDGSNDQQDYLGGGKIITTPAVRRMAIEHKVDLNNVIGTGKDGRILKEDIFGYLERMSQQQQPTIATTTTKVESTMKTTKSPIEPRQQQRSIPNAASIQSITEDRIEPFSSVTKGMFKTMTKSLSVPHFGLSEEIDLSSLVELRPEMKKISADKNVPISFMPFFIKAASLALMEYPLLNSTIDLSGEKIIYRSAHNIGIAMDTKQGLLVPNIKNVNQMSIIDVANELNRLQQLGQKGQLGMGDLSGGTFTLSNIGSIGGIFGIPVLMPGEVAIGAIGRIRKLPRFIDDQSEQIRRAHIIQVLWSADHRIIDGATMTLFCMLWKEYLENPFRIFL; from the exons atgttgtCCATTTATTTACGTCgaacaacaattacaacgAATAATTGGATTCGTGCAAccatattgaataaatgtcaatcatcattattatcatcaatttcaaagtGTTCATTAGGTTTATTTAcgttacaacaacaacaacagccaaaaTATGCAAATCAATATTgccactatcatcatcatcatcatcatcatcattgtcatcgtcatcgtcattttcaatggaaaaatcaaCATCCACAATCAATTCTAATGGAAACTTTGAACACGAATCAAA GACATCTAAGTGGAAATAGCCGAATCGTATCATTCAATCTATCGGATATTGGTGAAGGAATATCCGAAGTAATTATTAAAGAATGGTTTGTTAAAATTGGTGATCATGTACAACAATTCGATAATATTTGTGAAGTACAAAGTGATAAAGCATCTGTAACGATTACAAGCCGTTATGATGgccaaatacaaaaaatctACTATCAGGTAGATGATACGGCCAAAGTTGGTTTACCATTAATCGATATATTAATCGATTCAGAAGATAGTTCAACAg AATCAGAAccagaaaatcaaaaaattattatgaatggTGATGAACAGGATAATATTGTTGCCGTTGATGGCAGTAATGACCAACAAGATTAtcttggtggtggtaaaatCATTACAACACCAGCTGTACGTCGTATGGCCATTGAACATAAAGTTGATCTAAATAATGTTATTGGTACTGGAAAAGATGGCCGAATTCTTAAAGAAGATATATTTGGCTATTTGGAACGAAtgtctcaacaacaacagcctaCTATagctacaacaacaactaaagTAGAGTctacaatgaaaacaacaaagtcGCCCATTGAGCCtagacaacaacagcgatcAATACCGAATGCAGCATCCATTCAATCTATAACCGAAGATCGAATTGAACCATTTTCTAGTGTAACAAAAGGAATGTTCAAAACAATGACTAAATCATTAAGTGTTCCACATTTTGGCCTTAGCGAAGAAATCGATTTATCAAGTTTGGTTGAATTACGgccagaaatgaaaaaaatttctgctGATAAGAATGTACCGATATCATTTATGCCATTTTTTATCAAAGCAGCATCGTTAGCATTGATGGAATATCCATTATTAAATTCGACAATAGATTTGTCAGGTGAAAAGATAATATATCGTAGTGCACATAATATAGGCATTGCTATGGATACGAAACAAGGATTATTGGTACCTAACATCAAAAATGTCAATCAGATGAGCATCATAGATGTtgcaaatgaattaaatcgATTACAGCAACTAGGACAAAAAGGCCAATTGGGTATGGGCGATCTAAGTGGTGGAACATTTACATTATCAAACATTGGTTCC attGGCGGTATATTCGGCATACCGGTATTGATGCCTGGTGAAGTGGCAATCGGTGCCATTGGTCGTATACGTAAATTACCAcgttttattgatgatcaatctgAACAAATACGACGAGCACATATTATACAGGTATTATGGTCAGCTGATCATCGAATCATTGATGGTGCAACAATGACACTTTTCTGTATGTTATGGAAAGAATATCTGGAAAATCCATTCAGAATATTTCTATAA
- the Dbct gene encoding dihydrolipoamide branched chain transacylase E2 isoform X2, with amino-acid sequence MLSIYLRRTTITTNNWIRATILNKCQSSLLSSISKCSLGLFTLQQQQQPKYANQYCHYHHHHHHHHCHRHRHFQWKNQHPQSILMETLNTNQRHLSGNSRIVSFNLSDIGEGISEVIIKEWFVKIGDHVQQFDNICEVQSDKASVTITSRYDGQIQKIYYQVDDTAKVGLPLIDILIDSEDSSTEPENQKIIMNGDEQDNIVAVDGSNDQQDYLGGGKIITTPAVRRMAIEHKVDLNNVIGTGKDGRILKEDIFGYLERMSQQQQPTIATTTTKVESTMKTTKSPIEPRQQQRSIPNAASIQSITEDRIEPFSSVTKGMFKTMTKSLSVPHFGLSEEIDLSSLVELRPEMKKISADKNVPISFMPFFIKAASLALMEYPLLNSTIDLSGEKIIYRSAHNIGIAMDTKQGLLVPNIKNVNQMSIIDVANELNRLQQLGQKGQLGMGDLSGGTFTLSNIGSIGGIFGIPVLMPGEVAIGAIGRIRKLPRFIDDQSEQIRRAHIIQVLWSADHRIIDGATMTLFCMLWKEYLENPFRIFL; translated from the exons atgttgtCCATTTATTTACGTCgaacaacaattacaacgAATAATTGGATTCGTGCAAccatattgaataaatgtcaatcatcattattatcatcaatttcaaagtGTTCATTAGGTTTATTTAcgttacaacaacaacaacagccaaaaTATGCAAATCAATATTgccactatcatcatcatcatcatcatcatcattgtcatcgtcatcgtcattttcaatggaaaaatcaaCATCCACAATCAATTCTAATGGAAACTTTGAACACGAATCAAA GACATCTAAGTGGAAATAGCCGAATCGTATCATTCAATCTATCGGATATTGGTGAAGGAATATCCGAAGTAATTATTAAAGAATGGTTTGTTAAAATTGGTGATCATGTACAACAATTCGATAATATTTGTGAAGTACAAAGTGATAAAGCATCTGTAACGATTACAAGCCGTTATGATGgccaaatacaaaaaatctACTATCAGGTAGATGATACGGCCAAAGTTGGTTTACCATTAATCGATATATTAATCGATTCAGAAGATAGTTCAACAg AAccagaaaatcaaaaaattattatgaatggTGATGAACAGGATAATATTGTTGCCGTTGATGGCAGTAATGACCAACAAGATTAtcttggtggtggtaaaatCATTACAACACCAGCTGTACGTCGTATGGCCATTGAACATAAAGTTGATCTAAATAATGTTATTGGTACTGGAAAAGATGGCCGAATTCTTAAAGAAGATATATTTGGCTATTTGGAACGAAtgtctcaacaacaacagcctaCTATagctacaacaacaactaaagTAGAGTctacaatgaaaacaacaaagtcGCCCATTGAGCCtagacaacaacagcgatcAATACCGAATGCAGCATCCATTCAATCTATAACCGAAGATCGAATTGAACCATTTTCTAGTGTAACAAAAGGAATGTTCAAAACAATGACTAAATCATTAAGTGTTCCACATTTTGGCCTTAGCGAAGAAATCGATTTATCAAGTTTGGTTGAATTACGgccagaaatgaaaaaaatttctgctGATAAGAATGTACCGATATCATTTATGCCATTTTTTATCAAAGCAGCATCGTTAGCATTGATGGAATATCCATTATTAAATTCGACAATAGATTTGTCAGGTGAAAAGATAATATATCGTAGTGCACATAATATAGGCATTGCTATGGATACGAAACAAGGATTATTGGTACCTAACATCAAAAATGTCAATCAGATGAGCATCATAGATGTtgcaaatgaattaaatcgATTACAGCAACTAGGACAAAAAGGCCAATTGGGTATGGGCGATCTAAGTGGTGGAACATTTACATTATCAAACATTGGTTCC attGGCGGTATATTCGGCATACCGGTATTGATGCCTGGTGAAGTGGCAATCGGTGCCATTGGTCGTATACGTAAATTACCAcgttttattgatgatcaatctgAACAAATACGACGAGCACATATTATACAGGTATTATGGTCAGCTGATCATCGAATCATTGATGGTGCAACAATGACACTTTTCTGTATGTTATGGAAAGAATATCTGGAAAATCCATTCAGAATATTTCTATAA